The following proteins are encoded in a genomic region of Sulfurimonas sp. HSL3-7:
- the rpoN gene encoding RNA polymerase factor sigma-54: MKQNFNLKQKQLPRLSMQTWLPLLQCSLSDLDKHLQVATSENPCLEVDSGFEISESSSDSSHRAYLEYQNHVSNASSDEIEWMSVSSQSLYEKLDDQITAPLFPTPISQKIARQIIFYINDEGYFEGDIDEIAEQCGTDPYKVEQVRQRFAYLEPSGVGAVDYKESFLFQLNDYELDDELSILLSAVIVQFDHIEKFVDHPRMHDAKEVLQRFRNPPAMEYMSNDEQLLPDVFVEFKKDELSIRINHAFYPDLTVNQIDKYDNFAKQKFKEARELVKLLDLRKATLYNVALVLIEKQYAFFMGGELKPLRLQDVADELGFNESTISRAISDKYLECERGIFAFKDFFSNAIGNVSTSEIKHFLQRLVTSEDKQKPFSDKILHEKIEERFGVQMVRRSIAKYRQELDIPSFKERKFLYKLEML; this comes from the coding sequence ATGAAACAGAATTTTAACCTTAAACAGAAACAATTACCACGACTCTCCATGCAGACCTGGCTTCCGTTGCTGCAGTGTTCGCTCAGCGACCTGGACAAGCACCTTCAGGTCGCTACCAGCGAGAACCCCTGCCTGGAGGTGGACTCCGGGTTTGAAATCTCGGAGAGCTCCAGCGACTCTTCCCACCGCGCCTACCTGGAGTACCAGAACCACGTCTCTAACGCTTCGAGCGACGAGATCGAATGGATGAGCGTTTCCAGCCAGTCGCTCTATGAAAAACTCGATGACCAGATCACAGCGCCTCTTTTCCCGACGCCGATCTCCCAAAAGATCGCCCGTCAGATCATCTTCTATATCAATGACGAAGGGTATTTTGAAGGCGATATCGACGAGATCGCGGAGCAGTGCGGCACGGATCCCTACAAGGTCGAGCAGGTACGCCAGCGTTTTGCCTACCTGGAACCTTCGGGTGTCGGGGCGGTGGACTACAAGGAGTCCTTCCTGTTCCAGCTGAACGACTATGAGCTTGACGACGAGCTGAGTATCCTGCTCAGTGCGGTGATCGTGCAGTTCGACCATATCGAGAAGTTCGTGGATCATCCGAGGATGCACGATGCCAAAGAGGTCCTTCAGCGCTTCAGGAACCCGCCGGCGATGGAGTATATGAGCAATGACGAGCAGTTGCTGCCCGACGTTTTCGTCGAGTTCAAGAAAGACGAACTGTCCATACGCATCAACCACGCGTTCTATCCGGATCTGACGGTGAACCAGATAGACAAGTACGACAACTTCGCCAAGCAGAAATTCAAAGAGGCGCGCGAACTGGTAAAACTGCTCGACCTTCGCAAGGCGACCCTCTACAATGTCGCTTTGGTTCTGATAGAAAAACAGTACGCCTTTTTCATGGGAGGTGAGCTCAAGCCTTTGCGCCTGCAGGATGTGGCCGATGAGCTGGGCTTCAACGAATCGACGATCTCCCGTGCCATCAGCGACAAGTACCTCGAATGCGAACGCGGCATCTTCGCTTTTAAGGATTTCTTCTCCAACGCGATCGGCAATGTGTCGACTTCCGAGATAAAACATTTCCTGCAACGGCTTGTTACGAGCGAAGACAAGCAGAAACCTTTCAGCGACAAGATCCTGCATGAGAAGATCGAGGAGCGTTTCGGTGTCCAGATGGTCCGCCGCTCCATCGCCAAATACCGCCAGGAGCTCGATATCCCCTCTTTCAAAGAGCGTAAATTCCTCTATAAGCTCGAGATGCTGTAG
- the nifE gene encoding nitrogenase iron-molybdenum cofactor biosynthesis protein NifE: MVNRAKIKELMNESACSHSKDKKPGAGCDMPKPGMAAGGCAFDGAQISLFPYADAVHLVHGPQTCLGASWETRETLSSYEGRDHTVMGFTTGITTNDVIFGGDKRLEDSIDYIMEHYKPEAIFVYSTCVTAMVGDDIDMTCKLGSEKHGVPVVPVHAPGFVGGKNLGSRLAGEAVLEHLIGTKEPEKTTPYDINLIGDYNVTGDMWQYLPIFERIGIRVLSSMSGDGRVGDIRGAHRAKLNVIVCAKSLVTLTRKMQERYGIPWISVSFYGKRDTTFAIREIVKALGDPELIARAEAVIAEEEAKLEADLMPYRTLFAGKKAVLNTGGNKAWSIASGLQDLGIEVVATSIRKSTEDDIEKARDYLGPNGVLMKAPASEQSKVIDERGAHILLAGGRSLYTAIKKKISFIDVNQEKKVSYGGYNGLLNLAEDLKYAFANPVFANVSKKAPWEA; this comes from the coding sequence ATGGTAAACCGCGCAAAGATCAAAGAACTGATGAACGAGAGCGCCTGCTCTCACAGCAAAGACAAGAAGCCGGGGGCCGGGTGCGATATGCCCAAACCCGGGATGGCGGCGGGGGGCTGCGCCTTTGACGGGGCGCAGATCTCGCTTTTCCCGTATGCCGACGCCGTGCACCTGGTGCACGGGCCGCAGACCTGTCTGGGGGCCTCCTGGGAGACCCGCGAGACGCTCAGCTCCTACGAGGGGCGCGACCATACGGTGATGGGCTTCACGACCGGGATCACGACAAACGACGTCATTTTCGGCGGCGACAAACGTCTTGAAGACTCCATCGACTACATTATGGAACACTACAAGCCCGAGGCGATCTTCGTCTACTCCACCTGTGTCACGGCGATGGTGGGCGACGACATCGACATGACCTGCAAGCTCGGCAGCGAAAAACACGGCGTGCCGGTCGTCCCGGTCCATGCGCCGGGCTTCGTCGGCGGCAAGAACCTCGGGTCGCGTCTGGCGGGCGAGGCGGTGCTGGAGCATCTTATCGGTACGAAGGAGCCGGAGAAGACGACACCCTACGACATCAACCTCATAGGCGACTACAACGTCACGGGCGACATGTGGCAGTACCTGCCCATCTTCGAGAGGATCGGCATCCGCGTGCTCAGTTCGATGAGCGGCGACGGGCGTGTCGGTGACATCCGCGGCGCCCACCGTGCCAAGCTCAACGTCATCGTCTGCGCCAAGTCGCTGGTGACCCTGACGCGCAAGATGCAGGAGCGTTACGGCATCCCCTGGATCTCGGTCTCCTTCTACGGCAAGCGCGACACCACCTTCGCCATCCGCGAGATCGTCAAGGCGCTCGGCGACCCTGAACTCATCGCCAGGGCCGAAGCGGTGATCGCCGAAGAGGAGGCGAAGCTCGAAGCCGACCTCATGCCGTACCGAACACTGTTCGCGGGCAAGAAGGCGGTGCTCAACACCGGCGGCAACAAGGCGTGGTCCATCGCCTCGGGGCTGCAGGACCTCGGTATCGAGGTGGTGGCGACCTCCATCCGCAAGTCGACCGAAGACGACATCGAGAAGGCGCGTGACTACCTCGGTCCTAACGGGGTGCTGATGAAAGCGCCGGCCTCCGAGCAGTCCAAGGTCATCGACGAGCGCGGCGCCCACATCCTGCTTGCGGGCGGGCGCAGCCTCTACACCGCGATCAAGAAGAAGATCTCCTTTATCGACGTCAACCAGGAGAAGAAGGTGAGCTACGGCGGCTACAACGGGCTGCTCAACCTCGCCGAAGATCTCAAATACGCCTTCGCGAACCCGGTCTTCGCCAATGTCTCCAAAAAGGCGCCGTGGGAAGCATAA
- a CDS encoding NifX-associated nitrogen fixation protein produces MSDVLEANAFTEELIRQLRATDQFGNWSKMSDEELLTKKFVKTKEDLKKIPIIADIDEMLIGEIKMIFKAIALQFERETGVMCNVVMEMSHEGFGRCIVIAGRIVLVDKYFKDAHRFGFRTLEKLYEEGQKYLDKSYEVYEQYKPCKDANN; encoded by the coding sequence ATGAGCGATGTACTCGAAGCCAATGCATTTACCGAGGAGTTGATCCGTCAACTCAGAGCGACCGATCAGTTCGGAAACTGGTCCAAGATGAGCGATGAAGAGCTGCTGACAAAGAAGTTCGTCAAGACGAAAGAGGATCTCAAAAAGATCCCGATCATTGCCGATATAGATGAGATGCTCATCGGGGAGATCAAGATGATCTTCAAGGCGATCGCCCTGCAGTTCGAACGCGAAACAGGGGTGATGTGCAACGTTGTCATGGAGATGAGCCACGAAGGGTTCGGACGCTGTATCGTCATAGCCGGCCGTATCGTTCTCGTCGACAAGTATTTCAAAGATGCGCACCGTTTCGGTTTCCGCACCCTTGAAAAACTGTACGAAGAGGGGCAGAAATACCTTGACAAATCGTATGAGGTGTACGAGCAGTACAAACCGTGCAAAGATGCAAACAACTAA
- the nifN gene encoding nitrogenase iron-molybdenum cofactor biosynthesis protein NifN — protein MEIELSKHEHKPLQVNPIKHSQPMGAALAFMGIRNCMPLMHASQGCASYTKVFYTRHFNEPIAMYNTSVSDITAVLDGGDYSILMAIENITKKNKSLKPELIGLHTTGLTETKGDDVRGVGMHIEIPYCYVNTPDYEGGMQSGWALAVKALIEQHTEETTEIKPNKLLILPHVSMQPVEVEKIKELCAGFGFETYALPDLSTSLDGYLSEGQGKLGTGAIGIEEIRELGNCATAVTIGASMEPASKALLQKNPAITHLHFDHLMGQENNDNFVAALMEIRQIEPAPLVKRWRGRLQDAMLDSHFLIGSSHFVVTGEPDMCIGICELLQSVGGTVDAVVATNYSPVLEKIEAANVFVGDLEDAAEHFKTADLVISNFHAERLLHMQEKHTALILRGFPNYEELGNQLKNDQLYEGSTYFLFEVANALRPIKHGA, from the coding sequence ATGGAAATAGAACTCAGCAAACACGAACACAAACCCCTGCAGGTCAACCCCATCAAACATTCCCAGCCGATGGGCGCGGCGCTCGCCTTCATGGGCATACGCAACTGCATGCCGCTGATGCACGCTTCGCAGGGATGCGCTTCGTATACCAAGGTCTTTTACACCCGCCACTTCAACGAACCTATCGCCATGTACAACACCTCCGTCAGCGACATCACGGCGGTGCTCGACGGCGGGGACTACTCTATCCTGATGGCCATCGAGAACATCACCAAGAAGAACAAGAGCCTCAAACCCGAACTGATCGGGCTGCACACGACCGGGCTGACCGAGACCAAGGGCGACGACGTCCGCGGGGTGGGGATGCACATCGAGATCCCCTACTGCTACGTTAACACCCCCGATTACGAGGGGGGCATGCAGAGCGGCTGGGCGCTGGCGGTCAAGGCGCTCATCGAGCAGCACACCGAAGAGACGACGGAAATCAAACCCAACAAACTGCTTATCCTGCCGCACGTGAGCATGCAGCCGGTCGAGGTCGAGAAGATCAAAGAGCTGTGCGCGGGGTTCGGTTTCGAGACCTACGCGCTGCCCGACCTCTCGACCTCGCTCGACGGTTACCTGAGCGAAGGACAGGGCAAACTGGGCACGGGGGCGATCGGGATCGAAGAGATCAGGGAGCTGGGCAACTGCGCTACCGCGGTGACCATAGGTGCTTCGATGGAACCCGCCTCAAAAGCGCTGCTGCAAAAGAACCCGGCCATTACCCATCTGCACTTTGACCACCTGATGGGGCAGGAGAACAACGACAATTTTGTCGCAGCCCTGATGGAAATACGACAAATCGAACCGGCGCCTTTGGTGAAACGGTGGCGGGGCAGGCTGCAGGACGCTATGCTCGACAGCCACTTCCTCATCGGATCGTCGCACTTTGTGGTGACGGGCGAGCCGGACATGTGCATCGGCATCTGTGAACTGCTGCAGAGTGTCGGCGGCACCGTCGATGCCGTGGTGGCGACGAACTACAGCCCTGTTTTGGAGAAGATCGAGGCGGCCAACGTCTTCGTCGGCGATCTCGAAGATGCGGCAGAGCACTTTAAAACGGCCGACCTGGTCATCAGCAATTTCCATGCGGAACGGTTATTGCATATGCAGGAGAAACATACGGCACTCATTCTTCGGGGATTCCCGAATTATGAAGAGCTGGGCAACCAGCTGAAAAACGACCAGCTCTATGAGGGGAGTACCTACTTCCTCTTTGAGGTGGCGAATGCGCTCCGTCCTATCAAACACGGGGCGTAG
- a CDS encoding nitrogen fixation protein NifZ, which translates to MEFTHAQASQISASTKDEILPVFRIGQRVRITKPVRNDGSNPFNEPNEILVPAGAEGYVKHIGDWLQVIRIYEVHFIEEGDTYGCREAELVAIDDVDGYDEVEEELRWIREHRAKKAAKKAAEEAAKQSHKEGE; encoded by the coding sequence ATGGAGTTCACGCATGCACAAGCCAGCCAGATATCAGCTTCAACTAAAGACGAGATCCTACCGGTCTTTCGTATAGGACAGCGCGTCCGCATCACGAAGCCGGTACGCAATGACGGCTCCAACCCCTTTAACGAACCGAATGAGATATTGGTGCCGGCGGGCGCCGAAGGGTATGTCAAACATATCGGCGACTGGCTTCAGGTGATCCGTATCTATGAAGTCCATTTTATTGAAGAGGGTGACACGTACGGCTGCCGCGAAGCCGAACTTGTAGCGATAGACGATGTCGACGGCTACGACGAAGTTGAAGAAGAACTGCGGTGGATACGTGAGCATCGGGCCAAGAAAGCTGCAAAAAAGGCTGCAGAAGAAGCGGCCAAGCAATCTCATAAAGAAGGAGAATAA
- the nifX gene encoding nitrogen fixation protein NifX, producing the protein MGESTKITVESTGSIENAMKVAFATKDMETINAHFGGAKEFVVYNLGREGFELSNVVKTDTSKLNGDDKTDFKVKALKGVNIMYCESIGGTAAAKVIRAGINPMKVPEPRKIEAVLNELVAMVNGNPPPWVKRIMNIETTEDPRLARWAAE; encoded by the coding sequence ATGGGTGAATCAACAAAGATTACGGTCGAGAGTACAGGTTCGATAGAAAATGCGATGAAAGTGGCGTTTGCAACCAAAGACATGGAGACCATAAACGCCCACTTCGGCGGGGCAAAAGAGTTTGTCGTCTACAACCTCGGCAGGGAGGGGTTTGAGCTTAGCAATGTGGTGAAGACCGACACTTCGAAGCTCAACGGCGACGACAAGACGGATTTCAAAGTCAAGGCGCTCAAGGGGGTCAACATCATGTATTGCGAATCCATCGGCGGTACGGCGGCGGCGAAGGTGATCCGTGCCGGGATCAACCCGATGAAGGTGCCGGAACCGAGAAAGATCGAAGCGGTCCTGAACGAGCTGGTGGCGATGGTCAACGGCAACCCGCCGCCGTGGGTCAAGCGCATTATGAACATCGAAACGACGGAAGATCCCCGTCTGGCACGCTGGGCCGCAGAGTAG
- a CDS encoding 2Fe-2S iron-sulfur cluster binding domain-containing protein → MVNVIFCGFGDGMDKRVIARGGDVLLRVAESNGVKIPTDCKDGTCGSCAVKVEDLSVTEAMSSIEEDYDANAQSVYMEDKELDTLVEMAAITKKEAEVAQQFNRQTPVRLACQCIIKSDMLVKPFE, encoded by the coding sequence ATGGTAAATGTTATTTTTTGCGGTTTTGGTGACGGCATGGATAAACGTGTTATCGCACGCGGAGGCGATGTGCTGTTACGTGTTGCGGAGAGCAACGGTGTCAAGATCCCGACAGACTGCAAAGATGGTACCTGCGGCAGTTGCGCGGTCAAGGTCGAAGACCTGAGTGTAACCGAGGCAATGTCCTCTATCGAGGAAGACTATGATGCCAATGCACAGTCTGTCTACATGGAAGACAAAGAGCTTGACACCCTAGTCGAGATGGCTGCGATCACGAAAAAAGAGGCGGAAGTTGCTCAGCAGTTCAACCGTCAGACACCGGTTCGCCTGGCATGCCAATGTATCATCAAAAGTGATATGCTGGTTAAACCGTTCGAATAA
- a CDS encoding flavodoxin: MASVGIFVGSSGGVTQEAAEKLEELFDGAELINMEEDYDDLDQFDEFDVLLIGSSTWGQGDPQRDWVDPLYEMENEEPDFSGKKVAFFGAGDQKTHGEHFVSALGKMEEIFHKCGAKTGFGHWPTDGYEYDYSYAEKAGRFCGLPIDDINQEELTEERITSWAAQVKGEMGL, translated from the coding sequence ATGGCGAGTGTAGGAATATTTGTAGGCAGCAGCGGCGGCGTAACCCAGGAAGCGGCAGAGAAGCTTGAGGAGCTTTTTGACGGTGCGGAACTGATCAACATGGAAGAAGATTATGATGACCTTGACCAGTTTGACGAGTTTGATGTCCTGCTGATCGGTTCATCGACCTGGGGGCAGGGCGACCCGCAGCGTGACTGGGTCGATCCCCTCTACGAGATGGAGAACGAGGAGCCTGACTTCAGCGGCAAGAAGGTCGCTTTTTTCGGTGCCGGCGACCAGAAGACGCACGGCGAGCACTTTGTCAGCGCTCTGGGGAAGATGGAAGAGATCTTTCACAAATGCGGCGCGAAGACCGGGTTCGGACACTGGCCGACGGACGGGTATGAGTACGACTACTCCTATGCGGAGAAGGCGGGCCGCTTCTGCGGTCTTCCGATCGATGACATCAACCAGGAGGAGCTGACGGAGGAACGCATCACGTCATGGGCTGCCCAGGTCAAAGGCGAGATGGGGCTTTAA
- a CDS encoding nitrogenase-stabilizing/protective protein NifW has protein sequence MSRLEEFKTLTDTEEFFDFFDLDYDERLVYVKRFHIMKKYGEMVEKAEGNDFGSDEKLLDYYKFALITVYKNFENGYSPSAAEVWDTFDKPSACSTCSTSTECSDVEEVSNGVHACTSQPDISFN, from the coding sequence ATGAGCAGACTGGAAGAATTTAAAACATTAACGGATACGGAAGAGTTTTTTGACTTTTTTGACCTCGACTACGATGAGCGGCTGGTCTACGTCAAACGCTTCCACATCATGAAGAAATACGGCGAGATGGTGGAGAAAGCAGAGGGCAACGACTTCGGCAGCGATGAGAAGCTGCTGGACTATTACAAGTTCGCCCTCATCACCGTCTATAAAAACTTTGAAAACGGGTATTCACCGTCGGCAGCCGAGGTGTGGGACACCTTTGACAAGCCGAGTGCCTGCAGTACCTGTTCCACGTCAACCGAATGTAGCGATGTAGAGGAGGTCAGCAATGGAGTTCACGCATGCACAAGCCAGCCAGATATCAGCTTCAACTAA
- a CDS encoding 2Fe-2S iron-sulfur cluster binding domain-containing protein, which yields MMTTRVEIVNDFLAINVKPGKTIQDIVEASGSALPFGCRDGECGTCIVSIESGMEFLSDVTEKEKAVMKMLNETSPKARLSCQMKIVQPNGLVRLKY from the coding sequence ATGATGACAACACGCGTAGAGATAGTAAATGACTTTTTGGCGATCAACGTCAAGCCCGGAAAAACAATCCAGGACATTGTTGAAGCTTCGGGGAGTGCCCTTCCTTTCGGCTGCCGTGACGGCGAATGCGGTACCTGTATCGTAAGTATCGAATCGGGAATGGAGTTTTTAAGCGACGTAACCGAAAAAGAGAAAGCGGTTATGAAGATGCTGAACGAGACCAGCCCGAAAGCGCGTCTCTCGTGTCAGATGAAGATCGTACAGCCCAACGGACTCGTCCGTCTCAAGTACTAG